In Mesorhizobium sp. 113-3-3, a genomic segment contains:
- a CDS encoding efflux RND transporter periplasmic adaptor subunit yields MRMPLLFAALLAASPALAGTLTLAPTTVTEWKAVYGRVEARDTVPARARIGGLIVDLAVTEGELVKAGQKIATVQDDKIAFQVAALDAQLRALQAQLDTAQSELARGQMLVDKGVMTAQRLDQLRTEVDVARSQLAATEAQRSVIVQQGAEGDVFAPGDGRVLTVPVTRGAVIMAGEVVVTIGGGGVFLRLAVPERYAASLREGAAIRINAGGKEAAGRLAKIYPQIDNGRVIADVEVGNLDTNFIDARVLVELPVAERSALLVPASAIATRSGIDFVRVAAGGAQADRAVVTGERTKRADGDHVEILTGLAAGDVVVTP; encoded by the coding sequence ATGCGCATGCCTCTCTTGTTCGCCGCGTTGCTCGCGGCCTCTCCGGCGCTTGCCGGCACGCTGACACTGGCGCCGACGACGGTGACCGAGTGGAAAGCGGTCTATGGCCGTGTCGAGGCGCGCGACACCGTTCCGGCGCGCGCCCGCATCGGCGGCCTGATCGTCGACCTGGCCGTCACCGAGGGCGAACTGGTCAAGGCGGGGCAAAAGATCGCCACCGTCCAGGACGACAAGATCGCCTTTCAGGTCGCCGCGCTGGACGCCCAGTTGCGCGCGCTGCAGGCACAGCTGGACACCGCGCAATCCGAACTCGCGCGCGGCCAGATGCTGGTCGACAAGGGTGTCATGACCGCGCAGCGTCTTGACCAGCTGCGTACCGAGGTCGACGTCGCGCGAAGCCAGCTTGCCGCGACGGAGGCGCAGCGTTCGGTGATCGTGCAGCAGGGCGCCGAGGGCGATGTCTTTGCTCCCGGCGACGGCCGCGTGCTGACCGTGCCGGTGACGCGGGGCGCGGTCATCATGGCCGGTGAGGTTGTGGTCACCATTGGCGGCGGCGGGGTGTTCCTGCGGCTGGCCGTTCCGGAACGGTACGCGGCCTCCCTGAGAGAGGGAGCCGCCATCCGCATCAATGCCGGCGGCAAGGAGGCCGCCGGCCGCCTCGCCAAGATCTATCCGCAGATCGACAATGGCCGCGTCATCGCCGACGTCGAGGTCGGCAATCTCGATACCAATTTCATCGATGCCCGTGTCCTGGTCGAACTGCCGGTCGCCGAGCGCTCCGCGCTGCTGGTGCCGGCGTCGGCGATCGCGACCCGTTCAGGGATCGATTTCGTGCGCGTCGCCGCCGGCGGCGCACAGGCCGATCGCGCGGTGGTCACCGGCGAGCGCACCAAGCGCGCCGACGGTGACCATGTCGAGATCCTGACAGGCCTCGCGGCCGGCGATGTCGTGGTCACGCCATGA
- a CDS encoding YgaP family membrane protein produces MSLDRSVLAFAGIMVLLSVVLTALVSPLFVWLTVFVGLNMLQSAFTGFCPAAMVFRKLGVKPGCAF; encoded by the coding sequence ATGTCCCTCGACCGTTCCGTTCTCGCTTTCGCCGGTATCATGGTGCTGCTGTCCGTCGTACTCACCGCCCTTGTCTCGCCGCTGTTTGTCTGGCTGACGGTCTTCGTCGGGCTCAATATGCTGCAGTCGGCGTTCACCGGCTTTTGCCCGGCGGCGATGGTCTTCCGCAAGCTCGGCGTCAAGCCGGGATGCGCGTTCTAA
- a CDS encoding ArsR/SmtB family transcription factor, giving the protein MRNIKIAELDKQAREASELLAAMANEKRLMILCHLLDGETSVNELAELVAMNQSALSQQLSKLRALKLVDTRRDAQQVYYRLASVEVERILHTLYGIYCDPQTRIARGGSR; this is encoded by the coding sequence ATGCGTAATATAAAGATAGCCGAACTGGACAAGCAGGCGCGCGAAGCGTCCGAACTGCTCGCCGCGATGGCGAATGAAAAACGGCTGATGATCCTGTGCCATCTGCTGGACGGCGAGACGAGCGTGAACGAACTGGCCGAACTGGTTGCGATGAACCAGTCGGCGCTGTCGCAGCAGCTTTCAAAGTTGCGCGCGCTCAAGCTCGTGGACACGAGGCGCGACGCCCAGCAGGTCTACTACCGGTTGGCATCGGTGGAGGTAGAGCGAATCCTGCACACGCTTTACGGCATCTATTGCGATCCGCAGACGCGGATCGCCAGGGGCGGCAGCCGGTAG
- a CDS encoding aldo/keto reductase family oxidoreductase: protein MTDISKAGTFKLGDRIVKRLGYGAMQLAGPGVFGPPKDRDAALAVLREAIASGVDHIDTSDFYGPHVTNQIIREALHPYPANLTIVTKVSARRGADASWLPAMSPQELTQAVHDNLRNLGLDVIEVVNLRSMHGIHGPAEGSLEPQLNTLAELQRQGLIRHIGISNVTSTQIAQGRSITEIVCVQNQYNIAHRDDDALIDALAADGIPYVPFFPLGGFTPLQSDTLANVARKLGATPMQVALAWLLRRAPNILLIPGTSSVGHLRENLAAAELELPADALAVLNGIGSEAEQAA, encoded by the coding sequence ATGACCGACATCAGCAAGGCCGGAACCTTCAAACTCGGCGACCGCATCGTGAAGCGCCTCGGCTACGGCGCCATGCAACTGGCAGGACCCGGCGTCTTCGGCCCGCCGAAGGATCGCGACGCCGCACTTGCCGTGCTGCGCGAGGCGATCGCCAGCGGCGTCGACCACATCGACACATCGGATTTCTATGGACCGCACGTCACCAACCAGATCATCCGCGAGGCGTTGCACCCCTACCCCGCCAACCTCACCATCGTCACCAAGGTCAGCGCCCGGCGCGGCGCGGATGCATCCTGGCTTCCCGCCATGTCACCGCAGGAGTTGACGCAGGCCGTGCACGACAATCTGCGCAATCTTGGGCTTGATGTGATCGAGGTGGTGAACCTGCGCTCCATGCACGGCATCCACGGCCCCGCCGAAGGATCGCTCGAGCCGCAGTTGAACACGCTTGCCGAATTGCAGCGCCAGGGCCTCATCCGCCATATCGGCATAAGCAACGTCACATCGACCCAGATCGCCCAGGGACGCAGCATCACCGAGATCGTCTGCGTGCAGAACCAGTACAACATCGCGCATCGCGACGACGACGCGCTGATCGATGCGCTTGCGGCCGACGGCATCCCCTATGTGCCGTTCTTCCCGCTCGGCGGCTTCACGCCGCTGCAGTCGGACACGCTGGCCAATGTCGCCAGGAAACTCGGCGCGACCCCGATGCAGGTGGCGCTCGCCTGGCTGTTGCGCCGCGCGCCCAACATCCTGCTGATCCCCGGCACCTCCTCGGTCGGTCATCTCCGCGAAAACCTGGCGGCGGCCGAACTGGAACTGCCCGCCGACGCGCTCGCCGTGCTGAACGGCATCGGCAGTGAAGCCGAGCAAGCGGCATAA
- a CDS encoding LysR family transcriptional regulator — translation MATDLGDLQAFMAVVRAGGFREAARVGSVSASSLSETVRRLETGLGVRLLNRTTRSVAPTEAGARLLERLGPALGEVEAALDVVNGFRGQPAGTLRLNVPVVAAKLVLPRLLPPFLAAYPDIRVEVTAEDSFVDILASGCDAGIRYEERLEQDMIAVPIGPRRQHYATAAAPAYLDRRGRPEHPRDLLHHACLRGRFASGLTPPWEFERDGEVVSVEPTGPLLVSTGTAMALALEVAVAGGGIVSLFEDWLRPYFDDGRLEPVLQPWWQEFSGPFLYYPGRRLTPAPLRAFIDFVAGMRWG, via the coding sequence ATGGCTACGGATCTAGGCGACCTCCAGGCGTTCATGGCGGTGGTGCGCGCCGGCGGCTTTCGCGAGGCGGCCCGCGTGGGCAGCGTCAGCGCCTCCAGCCTCTCCGAGACGGTGCGGCGGCTGGAGACCGGGCTCGGCGTGCGGCTGCTCAACCGCACGACGCGCAGCGTCGCCCCCACCGAGGCCGGCGCGCGCCTGCTGGAGCGGCTCGGCCCGGCGCTCGGCGAGGTCGAAGCGGCGCTCGACGTGGTCAACGGCTTTCGCGGCCAGCCTGCCGGCACGCTGCGGCTCAACGTGCCGGTCGTGGCGGCGAAACTGGTGCTGCCGCGGCTGTTGCCGCCTTTCCTCGCTGCCTATCCCGACATTCGCGTGGAGGTCACCGCCGAGGACAGTTTCGTCGACATATTGGCGAGCGGCTGCGATGCCGGCATCCGCTATGAAGAGCGGCTGGAGCAGGACATGATCGCCGTGCCGATCGGCCCGCGCCGCCAGCATTACGCCACTGCCGCCGCGCCGGCCTATCTCGACCGGCGCGGCCGGCCCGAGCATCCGCGCGACCTGCTGCATCACGCCTGCCTGCGCGGCCGCTTCGCCAGCGGCCTGACGCCGCCCTGGGAATTCGAACGCGACGGCGAGGTGGTGAGCGTCGAACCGACCGGCCCGCTTCTGGTCAGCACCGGCACGGCCATGGCGCTGGCGCTCGAAGTGGCGGTCGCCGGCGGCGGCATCGTCTCGCTGTTCGAGGACTGGCTGCGCCCCTATTTCGACGATGGCCGGCTGGAGCCGGTGCTGCAACCCTGGTGGCAGGAATTTTCCGGCCCGTTCCTCTACTATCCCGGCCGGCGGCTCACACCAGCGCCGCTCAGGGCGTTCATAGATTTTGTCGCTGGGATGCGCTGGGGCTGA
- a CDS encoding pyridoxamine 5'-phosphate oxidase family protein, whose amino-acid sequence MNQFRPGIWALASGITRAVHTGPEGFLPRIKHFSAPGNVAAGRELYQRNPIPGGQFMAKRQEQQTDLSPAEATDRIWELAKEIDICMFVTWDGEYNRARPLSARVFRGENAIYFLVNDDSAKNKQLSTYPKVTLAWSDSSHYKYVTISGTAAVTNDRAKITELWEKTDAAWWDNAEDPEIRLITVTPDEGELWDSPGLIVATAKMVFAAVTGSKPHVGDNAKVDL is encoded by the coding sequence TTGAATCAGTTTCGACCCGGCATTTGGGCGCTCGCGTCAGGGATTACCCGTGCCGTTCACACCGGTCCAGAAGGCTTCCTGCCGCGTATCAAGCATTTCTCGGCCCCAGGGAACGTCGCGGCCGGACGCGAGTTGTACCAGCGCAATCCAATCCCGGGAGGACAGTTTATGGCCAAGCGTCAAGAGCAACAGACGGATCTAAGTCCAGCCGAGGCGACCGATCGCATCTGGGAGCTCGCCAAGGAAATCGACATCTGCATGTTTGTGACGTGGGACGGCGAATACAATCGAGCCCGGCCGCTCTCTGCTCGTGTGTTCCGTGGAGAAAACGCGATCTACTTTCTCGTGAACGACGACAGCGCCAAGAACAAGCAACTATCGACCTATCCGAAGGTGACCTTGGCTTGGAGTGACAGCAGCCATTACAAATACGTCACCATCTCTGGCACTGCGGCGGTGACAAACGACAGAGCAAAGATCACCGAGTTGTGGGAGAAGACGGACGCGGCATGGTGGGACAACGCCGAGGATCCAGAAATTCGTCTGATAACGGTCACGCCGGACGAAGGCGAGCTGTGGGACAGCCCAGGACTGATCGTGGCAACTGCAAAGATGGTGTTTGCGGCTGTCACCGGCTCCAAACCGCATGTGGGCGACAATGCAAAGGTCGATCTCTGA
- a CDS encoding diguanylate cyclase, whose amino-acid sequence MGSPWSELLANLAVVAMFVSAWIHTHVWLDRWPAAVKAVAFGLLMGAGAIILMLTPMQLQPGVLVDLRATMIAIAGFFGGPVAGIVAGVMAGAFRTFEGGIGAFAGAVGIAATMLVGIAGNLALRGRRPTMADIMILGAATACGSLLGLSVLPRSVVQTVLPQVVFPSTLLIFVSVAMSGLALYQERRRLEALQSRRIFKAVVETLPDCLNVKDRDGRFIAANPATAELMQAANAKALIGKTDFDFYPSETAKEFREDELAVLASGVASTIEQHLHHEDGTDAWLATLKAPFRDKAGAVIGLITHNRDITQRKQLETELAESQARLGDALTHMADGLVMFDPDGRLMLCNAQYRTMFPKTADLRVPGADYRDILRASVARGESVTPPDAVEGWIAEIMAMQTLSSHRQVRLADGRWLDVRTRPTGDGGSLSVFSDITEAKHVEAELLAANEKLNLLAHRDGLTELLTRRAFDDALAREFARGRRNMTPLSLLIIDVDWFKRFNDHYGHPAGDECLRAVSGCIEATARRPADAAARYGGEEFALVLPETEARGAFVIAETLRSKVRDLRLAHAGSEKGIVTVSIGVGTFDGSADIEIADLLRRADEALYGAKAAGRDRVHGWRPHLSEPRPTGSWRKA is encoded by the coding sequence ATGGGTTCGCCCTGGTCCGAATTGCTGGCCAATCTCGCGGTCGTTGCGATGTTCGTTTCGGCCTGGATCCACACGCATGTGTGGCTGGATCGCTGGCCGGCGGCGGTAAAGGCCGTGGCCTTCGGCCTGCTGATGGGCGCCGGCGCCATCATCCTGATGCTGACTCCCATGCAGCTGCAGCCGGGCGTGCTGGTCGATCTCAGAGCGACGATGATTGCCATTGCCGGCTTCTTCGGCGGCCCGGTCGCCGGTATCGTCGCAGGCGTCATGGCCGGTGCTTTCCGGACTTTCGAGGGCGGCATCGGCGCCTTCGCCGGAGCGGTCGGGATCGCGGCCACCATGCTGGTCGGCATCGCCGGCAATCTTGCGCTCAGGGGCCGGCGGCCCACCATGGCCGACATCATGATCCTGGGTGCCGCGACCGCGTGCGGATCGCTGCTTGGGCTGAGCGTCCTGCCGCGCTCGGTCGTGCAGACGGTCCTGCCGCAGGTGGTGTTCCCCTCCACCCTCCTCATCTTCGTCTCCGTGGCGATGTCGGGGCTGGCGCTCTACCAGGAGCGGCGGCGCCTGGAGGCGCTGCAGTCGAGGCGCATCTTCAAGGCCGTGGTCGAAACCTTGCCCGACTGCCTGAACGTCAAGGATCGCGACGGACGGTTCATCGCCGCCAATCCGGCGACCGCCGAATTGATGCAAGCGGCCAACGCGAAGGCGCTGATCGGCAAGACGGATTTCGATTTCTACCCCAGCGAAACGGCTAAGGAATTCCGCGAGGACGAGCTGGCCGTGCTGGCATCGGGCGTCGCCTCCACCATCGAGCAGCATCTTCATCACGAAGACGGCACCGACGCCTGGCTGGCGACGCTGAAGGCGCCGTTTCGCGATAAGGCCGGTGCCGTCATCGGCCTGATCACGCACAATCGCGACATCACCCAACGCAAGCAGCTGGAGACCGAGCTGGCGGAAAGCCAGGCCAGGCTCGGAGACGCGCTGACGCATATGGCCGACGGCCTGGTGATGTTCGACCCGGACGGCAGGCTGATGCTGTGCAACGCCCAGTACCGCACCATGTTTCCGAAGACGGCCGATTTGAGGGTGCCGGGTGCCGATTATCGCGACATTCTGCGTGCGTCGGTGGCGCGCGGTGAAAGCGTCACGCCGCCCGACGCGGTCGAGGGGTGGATCGCCGAGATCATGGCCATGCAGACATTGTCCAGCCACCGCCAGGTCCGGCTCGCCGACGGGCGCTGGCTCGACGTGCGGACCCGGCCGACCGGCGATGGCGGCAGCCTGAGCGTGTTTTCCGACATCACCGAGGCCAAGCACGTCGAAGCCGAACTGCTGGCCGCCAACGAAAAGCTGAACCTTCTGGCGCATCGCGACGGGCTGACCGAACTGTTGACGCGGCGCGCCTTCGACGACGCGCTGGCGCGCGAATTCGCGCGTGGCCGGCGCAACATGACGCCGCTCAGCCTGCTCATCATCGATGTCGACTGGTTCAAGCGCTTCAACGATCATTACGGCCATCCGGCGGGCGACGAATGCCTGCGCGCCGTCAGCGGCTGCATCGAGGCAACGGCACGGCGGCCGGCCGACGCGGCGGCGCGCTATGGCGGCGAGGAGTTCGCGCTCGTGCTGCCCGAGACCGAGGCGCGGGGCGCCTTCGTCATCGCCGAAACGCTCAGGAGCAAGGTGCGCGACCTCCGGCTTGCGCATGCCGGCAGCGAAAAGGGCATCGTCACTGTCAGCATCGGGGTCGGCACTTTCGACGGGAGTGCCGACATCGAGATCGCCGATCTCTTACGGCGCGCCGACGAGGCCCTCTATGGCGCCAAGGCCGCCGGGCGGGACCGCGTGCATGGCTGGCGCCCGCATCTGAGCGAACCACGCCCGACGGGTTCTTGGCGCAAAGCGTAA
- a CDS encoding ArsR/SmtB family transcription factor yields MDKTTALLALAALGQETRLEVFRLLVRAGAEGVPAGEIATRLGTVQNTMSAHLKILGQAGLVHAEREGRSVRYTADMTGFRDLLAYLMEDCCNGAPELCQPILQAVTCKC; encoded by the coding sequence ATGGACAAGACAACAGCATTGCTGGCGCTCGCCGCACTCGGCCAGGAAACCAGGCTGGAGGTGTTCCGGCTGCTGGTGCGGGCCGGGGCCGAAGGTGTGCCGGCGGGCGAGATCGCGACAAGGCTCGGCACCGTGCAGAACACCATGTCGGCGCATCTGAAGATCCTCGGTCAGGCGGGCCTGGTGCATGCCGAGCGCGAAGGGCGCAGCGTGCGCTATACGGCCGACATGACCGGGTTCCGCGATCTGCTGGCCTATCTGATGGAGGATTGCTGCAATGGCGCGCCGGAGCTTTGCCAGCCGATCCTCCAGGCGGTGACCTGTAAATGTTGA